Genomic DNA from Ilyobacter polytropus DSM 2926:
GCGATATTTTTTTTATTTATCGCTTGAATAAAAAACAGCAAGAGAAAAACATATATAAGTGTACACTTTTGAATTGATTGGTTATTCTGACCTAGATGTACATCAGTCTAAAAGTATTAAAAACTGCTTAAAAAGAACTTGAATTTTGCATATCTGCATAGTATACTCTATTCGAAGACAGACGATGAAAACAATGCTGTACACACTGATCTAGTGTACACTTAAAGAGGTGTTGAAATTTGGATTATACAGAAAGACAAAGGAAAATAATAGATATTGTTAAAAAAAGAGGTCCTATTACAGGTGATGAAATCGGAAAAATATTAGAACTCACCAGAGGTGCCCTAAGAACTGACTTTTCTATATTAACTAAAAATAAAATTCTTAATTCCAAGCCTAGAAAAGGATATACATACCTAGGTGAGGGAAATACAAGTGGCAATAAACTAGGAGATAAACAGGTCAAAACTTATATGGGTGTCCCTAGTGTCCTTACTGAAGAATCTACTGTTTATGAGGCTATCGTATCACTTTTTTTAAAGGATACAGGAAGTTTACTCATAGTAAAAGACGGATACCTATCAGGTATAGTATCTAGAAAAGATCTTTTGAAACACGTAATGGGCGGAAAAGAAAATCATAAATCTCCAATTGGTATGATAATGACCAGAATGCCGAATATTATAGTGTGCTTACCCACCGACAGCATACACTCAGCTGCAGAAAAAATGGTCGAACACGAGATAGATTCCATTCCAGTAGTGGAGGAAGACATCCAGGATAAAAAAACAAGATACAAGGTTCTCGGAAAAATTTCCAAAACAACTATAACAAGAATATTTGTAGACGAATTCAAAAAAAAATAGAGGTGGTTAAACTTTGGAGAAATTTACTATACACGTTTTTTCAGACTCTTTCGGAGAATCAGGAGAACAAGTTTCAAAATGTGCTCTCTCTCAATTTGGGTTTGGAGAATATGACATTATAAGGCATTCTCATATAAACAGCCTTGAGAAACTGAACCAAGAATTAAAAATAATAGATGGCGCCGAAAACATCCTGATAGTGCATACTATGATCAATTTAGACCATGTAGAAGTACTCAGCAGCTTTTGCAAAGAGAGAAATTTTAGAAATATAGATCTGCTGAATCCACTGGTAAGTGCAATAGAATCATTCACCAAAAGGTCTCCAAGAAGAGAATCAGGAATATATAAAAAACTTGATGAAAAATACTTCCGTAGAATAGAGGCCATTGAATTTGCGGTAAAATATGATGATGGTAAAGATGCCAGAGGAATATATGAAGCCGACCTCATACTTCTAGGTATATCCAGAACATCTAAGACACCACTTAGCATATACCTTGGAAATAAAAAACATATTAAAGTAATAAACATTCCACTGGTTCCAGAGATGGAAATTCCAAAGGATATATTTAAGGTTCCTAAGAAAAAAATCATAGGTCTTACTAATTCAATCGAAGTTTTAAATAAAATTCGTGAAGAAAGGCTCAAAACTATTGGATTTAAAGAGGGATCAGCTTATTCTTCAATGGGAAGAATCATAGAAGAGATGGATTATGCAGAAAATATAATGAAGAGAATAGGATGTCCTGTTGTGGATGTATCACAAAAAGCAATAGAAGAGACTTCTGAAATCATAATAAATATAATGAAAGAAAACGGATTTAAAATAATTTATTAAAAATATATTAGGAGGGATTATTATGTCACAAAAAAAAATTGTAATCAAATACAAGGAAACTGCTCTTAAAAGAAGAAGAAAAATAATAAAAAACAGTAAGTAATAAATATTTTTACTGAATTTTTTGTTACTATCTTTTATCCAAGGGGGAGTTTGGTATTATGTCAAAATTTGTATACGCATTTGAAGAAGGCAGCAAAGAACTTAAAAACTTACTTGGAGGGAAAGGAGCAAACCTCTCAGAAATGACAAAGATCGGTTTGCCAGTTCCTCCTGGATTTACATTATCTACCGAGGCATGCAACGAATACTATAATAAAGGGAAAATACTCTGGGATGATTTAAAACGTGAAATAGAAGATAATATGAAAAAATTAGAATCAAAAGCAGGTAAAAAATTTGGTTCTGAAAAAAATCCACTTTTAGTTTCAGTAAGGTCTGGTGCAGCAATATCAATGCCTGGAATGATGGATACAGTTCTTAATCTAGGATTAAATGATACAACTGCTGAAGCCATAGCTAAAGAGACTGGGAATGAAAGATTTACGTGGGATTCATACAGAAGATTTATACAGATGTTTTCAGATGTAGTTATGGAAATCCCTAAATACAAATTTGAAATAGCCATCGATGAATTAAAAGAAAGTAAAGGTTATAATCTTGATGTAGATATGACTGCGCAAGACCTAAAAGACCTTGTAAGTCGTTTTAAAAGTATATACATAAAAGAGATAGGAAAAGATTTCCCTGAAGATCCATTTGAGCAGCTTCTTCAGACTATCCTGGCTGTTTTTGATTCTTGGAACAATCCGAGAGCTATAGTATACAGGGAGTTAAATGATATTCCTGGGGATATAGGTACGGGAGTTAATGTGCAGAGTATGGTCTTTGGAAACATGGGTGAAAATTCAGGAACTGGAGTGGCTTTTACAAGAGATCCGGCAACAGGTGAAAACAGTGTCTATGGTGAATATCTTATGAATGCCCAGGGAGAGGATGTAGTCGCTGGTATAAGAACTCCTCACAAAATAGAGAGGCTAAAAGATGACCTACCTGAAGTTTATGAAGAATTTTTAAGGATATGTTCACTTCTAGAAGATCATTATAAAAATATGCAGGATATAGAATTTACAATTGAAAAAGGTAAACTCTATATCCTACAGACTAGAAATGGAAAAAGAACTTCCAGTGCTGCTGTACAGATTGCTGTGGACATGGTGGATGAAGGATTATTAACCAAAGAAGAGGCTGTACTTAGAGTTGATCCTCAGAGTATTAGCCAGATGCTTCACAAGGCTTTTTGTGAAGAAAGTCTCGCTAATGCAAAACCTATCGCAGAGGGACTTCCTGCTTCTCCAGGAGCTGCTAGCGGGAAAGTTTTCTTTAATTCTGAATCAATAAAACTAAACAAAGGCGGTATCCTAGTAAGGCTTGAAACATCTCCTGAGGATATAGAGGGTATGCACGGTTCTGAAGGAATACTAACTGTACGTGGAGGTATGACCT
This window encodes:
- a CDS encoding CBS domain-containing protein, with the protein product MDYTERQRKIIDIVKKRGPITGDEIGKILELTRGALRTDFSILTKNKILNSKPRKGYTYLGEGNTSGNKLGDKQVKTYMGVPSVLTEESTVYEAIVSLFLKDTGSLLIVKDGYLSGIVSRKDLLKHVMGGKENHKSPIGMIMTRMPNIIVCLPTDSIHSAAEKMVEHEIDSIPVVEEDIQDKKTRYKVLGKISKTTITRIFVDEFKKK
- a CDS encoding pyruvate, water dikinase regulatory protein; this translates as MEKFTIHVFSDSFGESGEQVSKCALSQFGFGEYDIIRHSHINSLEKLNQELKIIDGAENILIVHTMINLDHVEVLSSFCKERNFRNIDLLNPLVSAIESFTKRSPRRESGIYKKLDEKYFRRIEAIEFAVKYDDGKDARGIYEADLILLGISRTSKTPLSIYLGNKKHIKVINIPLVPEMEIPKDIFKVPKKKIIGLTNSIEVLNKIREERLKTIGFKEGSAYSSMGRIIEEMDYAENIMKRIGCPVVDVSQKAIEETSEIIINIMKENGFKIIY
- the ppdK gene encoding pyruvate, phosphate dikinase; translated protein: MSKFVYAFEEGSKELKNLLGGKGANLSEMTKIGLPVPPGFTLSTEACNEYYNKGKILWDDLKREIEDNMKKLESKAGKKFGSEKNPLLVSVRSGAAISMPGMMDTVLNLGLNDTTAEAIAKETGNERFTWDSYRRFIQMFSDVVMEIPKYKFEIAIDELKESKGYNLDVDMTAQDLKDLVSRFKSIYIKEIGKDFPEDPFEQLLQTILAVFDSWNNPRAIVYRELNDIPGDIGTGVNVQSMVFGNMGENSGTGVAFTRDPATGENSVYGEYLMNAQGEDVVAGIRTPHKIERLKDDLPEVYEEFLRICSLLEDHYKNMQDIEFTIEKGKLYILQTRNGKRTSSAAVQIAVDMVDEGLLTKEEAVLRVDPQSISQMLHKAFCEESLANAKPIAEGLPASPGAASGKVFFNSESIKLNKGGILVRLETSPEDIEGMHGSEGILTVRGGMTSHAAVVARGMGKCCVSGCSNIKINEEKKEMIVGDVVIKEGEYISLDGTTGKVYLGSIEKEEASLGGSFKKFMEWADDIRVMGVRANADTPEDSEVAVKFGAEGIGLCRTEHMFFEEKKIWPMREMIVAKTTYERERALDKLLPLQKEDFVGIFRVMGSKPVTVRLLDPPLHEFLPSKAEEIKRLADDMNLDFDELKQRVSSLHEFNPMLGHRGCRLAVTYPEIYEMQAKAIIGAAIKVRDEGIKVDPEIMIPLVGEVNELKYVKSKVVAAIEKLFEELGETIEYKLGTMIEVPRACLTSDEIAGEADFFSFGTNDLTQITFGFSRDDSPKFLGEYKSKEILPRDPFESVDTKGVGKLIKMSIELGQSVKKDIKLGVCGEHGGDPKSIEFFHSVGLNYVSCSPYRVPVARLAAAQAELKSRKK